A section of the Rhipicephalus sanguineus isolate Rsan-2018 chromosome 11, BIME_Rsan_1.4, whole genome shotgun sequence genome encodes:
- the LOC119373383 gene encoding uncharacterized protein LOC119373383: MQYYGNITIGTPPQSFRVIFDTASNLTWVPSVGCSVEQCQDRPLYDNRKSSTYAPYGIWVTAPYIGGGAITGTAAYETITVAGINVTDQLFVEATVIDPKIYNGTQFDGSVGLSIESRYLSQHWSIFDHMFINHLLPEPVFAFYFHPTLNGSDGELVLGGIETSHYEGELTYAQSTTDEWLIRLQGIKIGMRWLQTEHIYAKPVSTLPYIYGPQSQIDSINKVLNASKTSGDEYTVECSNITSLPIISIKISGKSFDLRPQDYIVQVNSTCYSGFVVDEEHQLLGASTWLLGQNFLRRVYTIFKTGIFLWDKQLAFAYARQVVY; the protein is encoded by the exons ATGCAATACTATGGTAACATCACCATCGGAACTCCTCCCCAAAGCTTCAGGGTCATCTTCGACACTGCCTCGAACCTGACCTGGGTGCCCTCGGTTGGCTGCAGCGTCGAGCAATGCC AGGACCGCCCTCTGTACGACAACCGCAAGTCCTCGACGTACGCACCTTATGGTATCTGGGTGACCGCCCCGTACATTGGTGGTGGTGCCATCACTGGAACGGCTGCCTACGAAACCATCACCGTTGCTGGCATCAACGTCACCGACCAGCTCTTTGTGGAGGCCACCGTCATTGATCCTAAG ATCTACAACGGCACGCAGTTCGACGGTTCTGTCGGTCTGAGCATCGAGTCGCGCTACCTGTCCCAGCACTGGTCCATCTTTGACCACATGTTCATTAACCACCTTCTCCCGGAGCCCGTGTTCGCCTTCTACTTCCACCCGACATTGAACGGCAGCGACGGTGAGCTCGTGCTGGGCGGCATTGAGACGTCGCACTACGAGGGAGAGCTCACCTACGCTCAGAGTACCACCGACGAGTGGTTGATCCGCCTGCAGGG TATCAAGATCGGTATGCGCTGGCTGCAGACCGAACACATCTACGCCAAGCCCGTCTCTACTCTTCCGTACATCTACGGTCCCCAGTCGCAGATTGATTCCATCAACAAGGTCCTGAACGCCTCCAAGACCTCTGGCGACGAG TACACCGTTGAGTGCTCCAACATCACGTCCCTGCCCATCATCAGTATCAAGATTTCCGGCAAGAGCTTCGATCTCCGCCCCCAGGATTACATTGTCCAG GTGAACTCCACCTGCTACAGCGGTTTCGTCGTCGACGAGGAGCACCAGCTGCTTGGTGCCTCCACCTGGCTGCTCGGCCAGAACTTCCTGCGCCGTGTGTACACCATCTTCAAGACTGGCATCTTCCTGTGGGACAAGCAGCTTGCTTTCGCTTACGCCCGCCAAGTCGTCTACTGA